Within the Synechococcus sp. MU1617 genome, the region TGGCCGATCAACATCACCGGACGATTGCCCACCCGTCCGACACCGCCAATCAGGGCCTGATCGTCATTACCGCGACGATCGCCATGTAGTTCGACCCAGTCGTCGCAGAACATCTGGATGAAATCCAGCGTGCTCGGACGGTGCGGGTGACGGGCGACCTGAATTTTCTGAGCGGGGGTCAGCCCCTGAAAGATCTCCTGACGCCGTCGGGCTGCAAGGCTTTCCAGCTGCTGCAGCTGCTGCGAGACGTCAACTTCAGAATCCCGGGCCAGCTGGCGGATTTGCTCAATCTGCTGCTCCAGCTCGACCAGCGGTTTTTCGAACTCAAGCAAGGGGCGACGGGGCATGGCTCTGGCTCTCCGGAGGTCAGGCGGCAGTGGCCTGCAGGTTGGGATGGAGGTTCAAGGTGCTGAACCCATGACGGACCGATGCCGCACCAATGAAATCCATCTTCTCGAGGGTGATGTTGTTGCGCCCCCAGCTGAAGTTGGTGTGGCAGCGCTCGAACTCGAGCAGCATCGCTTCAGCGAAGCAGGCAAACATCTGACGCTGGGGCCGCTCCATCTCGGCGATGGCCATCATCGACCATCCGATGTCTCGGCAGAACTCAACAATTCCACCTTTGAGAACGTGGATGCCACCACCAGCGACCTTGGAATTGAGATTCTTGGGATAGCCCCCATCAATCATCAAACAGGGCTTCTTCAAGCTGTTGTGGTCGATCTCAAGGGTGCGGGGCATGCTCGCCACCCAGACGACCACATCTGCCTCGGGCAAGGCTTGATCGAGCGGCAGGATCCGTCCACCTCCCAGTTCTTGCTGAAGATCAAGCAGAGGCTGCTGCTGACGTGCCACCAGCAACAGCTCTGCGACCCCAGTACGCGCTTGCAGCCAACGACAGACGGCAGAGCCAATATCACCAGTCGCACCAACGACGGCCACCTTGGCCTTGCTCAGATCGATGCCAAGGGTTGGAGCGTTGTTCTCCACTTGGCGGCAGATCACCCAGGCCGTATGGGTGTTGCCGGTGGTGAACCGTTGCCAATCCAGGGTGGTGCTCCGCACCGTCTGGTGCTGAAGCAAGTTGAAATTCTCGAAAATAATCGAGGTAAAACCACCCAAAGCAGTGATGTTGATGCCCTTCTTTTGGGCCAGTTCCATCGCATTGAGCACCTTGCGCCGAGCCGTTTTGAAGCGGCTCAGCATCTCAGGCACGAAGCAGGAGTCGATGTAGGCACCCTCAATCGTCGTGCCCACCGGACTGGTGACTTCCACGTGCTCAACGAGCTGTGGAGGTGCGCTGCACCACACATCCAAATCACCGTCGGCGATGTGATCGAACCCGAGTTCCATTGCCTTGCGGCGAGCAGCCTCAAAACTCGTTGAATGTCCGATCAGACCAAACATGTCTTACCGCTGACGTCTCAAAGAACACCTCGA harbors:
- a CDS encoding long-chain acyl-[acyl-carrier-protein] reductase; translated protein: MFGLIGHSTSFEAARRKAMELGFDHIADGDLDVWCSAPPQLVEHVEVTSPVGTTIEGAYIDSCFVPEMLSRFKTARRKVLNAMELAQKKGINITALGGFTSIIFENFNLLQHQTVRSTTLDWQRFTTGNTHTAWVICRQVENNAPTLGIDLSKAKVAVVGATGDIGSAVCRWLQARTGVAELLLVARQQQPLLDLQQELGGGRILPLDQALPEADVVVWVASMPRTLEIDHNSLKKPCLMIDGGYPKNLNSKVAGGGIHVLKGGIVEFCRDIGWSMMAIAEMERPQRQMFACFAEAMLLEFERCHTNFSWGRNNITLEKMDFIGAASVRHGFSTLNLHPNLQATAA